One Peromyscus leucopus breed LL Stock chromosome 20, UCI_PerLeu_2.1, whole genome shotgun sequence genomic region harbors:
- the Lgals2 gene encoding galectin-2, producing the protein MSEKFEVTNLNMKLGMSLKIKGKIHENVDRITINLGQGKDKLNLHFNPRFNESTIVCNSCDGGRWGQEQRDNHMCFSPGAEVKFTVAFQDQFKVTLPDGHTVTFPNRLGHNHLQYLGMDGLHITSFKLE; encoded by the exons ATGTCG GAGAAATTCGAGGTCACAAACTTGAACATGAAATTGGGGATGAGCCTGAAGATTAAAGGCAAGATCCACGAGAATGTTGACCG CATCACCATTAACCTGGGCCAGGGGAAAGACAAGCTGAATCTGCATTTTAACCCTCGCTTCAACGAATCCACCATCGTCTGCAACTCTTGCGATGGCGGCCGATGGGGACAAGAGCAACGTGACAACCACATGTGCTTCAGTCCAGGAGCAGAGGTCAAG TTCACTGTGGCCTTCCAGGATCAGTTCAAGGTGACGCTACCTGATGGACACACGGTGACCTTCCCCAACAGGCTGGGCCACAACCACCTGCAATACCTAGGCATGGATGGGCTCCACATCACCTCCTTCAAGCTGGAGTGA